From a region of the Alnus glutinosa chromosome 1, dhAlnGlut1.1, whole genome shotgun sequence genome:
- the LOC133858324 gene encoding uncharacterized protein LOC133858324, whose translation MSGGVGPTCNDISLPKEEAYEHKQSYVAASSKTNTKYPTTPRKAGFLSFRQLNALAIIIIFSASGMVSPEDFAFVFFSLFYIYFMSKVAFPTLHPSKEPPVFTTRETKLLRLYVFVAAIIGLFLPVAYIFHGIFEGDKEGIKAATPHVFLLSSQVFMEGVAFSDRFSLPIRAFVPVCYNARRIFTIVDWLRTEVSKEYGGSKRRLYVGRGLAIANLAFWCFNLFGFLLPVYLPRAFKRYYSGRKVED comes from the coding sequence ATGTCAGGTGGGGTTGGTCCAACATGCAATGACATTAGCCTTCCAAAAGAAGAAGCATATGAACATAAACAAAGCTACGTTGCAGCTTCCTCAAAGACCAACACCAAATACCCTACAACTCCGCGCAAAGCCGGCTTCCTTTCTTTCCGGCAGCTCAACGCCCTCGctatcatcatcatcttctcaGCCAGCGGCATGGTAAGCCCTGAAGACTTTGCTTTCGTCTTCTTTTCCCTCTTCTATATCTACTTTATGTCAAAGGTGGCATTCCCAACCCTCCACCCTTCAAAGGAACCCCCAGTCTTTACTACTCGTGAAACCAAGCTTCTTCGCCTCTACGTGTTTGTCGCTGCCATCATCGGTCTTTTTCTCCCCGTAGCATACATCTTCCACGGCATCTTCGAGGGTGATAAAGAAGGAATCAAGGCGGCCACGCCACAtgtttttcttctctctagCCAAGTATTCATGGAAGGAGTGGCGTTTTCGGACAGGTTTTCGTTGCCAATACGTGCTTTTGTGCCGGTTTGCTATAACGCAAGGCGAATCTTTACGATTGTGGACTGGCTGAGGACTGAGGTCTCAAAGGAGTATGGAGGGTCTAAAAGGAGGTTGTATGTTGGGAGGGGGCTCGCTATTGCCAATTTGGCCTTCTGGTGCTTCAATCTTTTTGGGTTCTTGCTGCCTGTTTATCTTCCTAGAGCTTTTAAGAGATATTACTCTGGGCGTAAAGTGGAAGACTGA